Proteins from a genomic interval of Neovison vison isolate M4711 chromosome 4, ASM_NN_V1, whole genome shotgun sequence:
- the ASNS gene encoding asparagine synthetase [glutamine-hydrolyzing] yields MCGIWALFGSDDCLSVQCLSAMKIAHRGPDAFRFENVNGYTNCCFGFHRLAVVDQLFGMQPIRVKKYPYLWLCYNGEIYNHKKLQQHFEFEYQTKVDGEIILHLYDKGGIEQTVSMLDGVFAFILLDTATKKVFLGRDTYGVRPLFKAMTEDGFLAVCSEAKGLVNLKHSTTPFLKVEPFLPGHYEVLDLKPNGKVASVEMVKYHHCREEPLHALYDNVEKLFPGFEIETVKNNLRILFDNAIKKRLMTDRRIGCLLSGGLDSSLVAATLLKQLKEAHVQYPLQTFAIGMEDSTDLLAARKVANHIGSEHHEVLFNSEEGIQVLDEVIFSLETYDITTVRASVGMYLVSKYIRKNTDSVVIFSGEGSDELTQGYIYFHKAPSPEKAEEESERLLKELYLFDVLRADRTTAAHGLELRVPFLDHRFSSYYLSLPPDMRIPKNGIEKHLLRETFEDSNLIPKDILWRPKEAFSDGITSVKNSWFRILQDYIEHQVDDAMMAAAAQKFPFNTPKTKEGYYYRQIFERHYPGRADWLTHYWMPRWINATDPSARTLAHYKAAAKA; encoded by the exons ATGTGTGGGATTTGGGCCCTCTTTGGCAGTGATGACTGCCTTTCTGTGCAGTGCCTGAGTGCTATGAAGATTGCACACAGGGGTCCAGATGCATTTCGTTTCGAGAATGTTAATGGATATACCAATTGCTGCTTTGGATTTCATCGGTTGGCTGTGGTTGACCAGCTGTTTGGAATGCAGCCAATTCGAGTAAAGAAATATCCTTATCTCTGGCTCTGTTACAACGGTGAAATCTACAACCACAAGaag CTGCAACAACATTTTGAATTTGAATACCAGACCAAAGTGGATGGTGAGATAATCCTTCATCTATATGACAAAGGAGGAATTGAGCAAACAGTTAGTATGTTGGATGGGGTGTTTGCATTCATTTTATTGGATACTGCCACTAAGAAAGTGTTCCTGGGCAGAGATACTTACGGAGTCAGGCCTTTGTTTAAAGCCATGACGGAAGATGGATTTTTGGCCGTGTGTTCAGAAGCTAAAG GCCTTGTTAACCTGAAGCACTCCacaactccttttttaaaagtggaGCCTTTTCTCCCGGGACACTATGAAGTTTTGGATTTAAAGCCCAATGGCAAAGTTGCCTCCGTGGAAATGGTCAAATACCATCACTGCAGAGAAGAGCCTCTGCATGCCCTCTACGACAACGTGGAGAAGCTGTTCCCAG GTTTTGAGATAGAAACCGTGAAGAATAACCTGCGGATCCTTTTTGACAATGCCATCAAGAAACGCTTGATGACAGACCGAAGGATTGGCTGCCTTTTATCAG GGGGCTTAGATTCCAGTTTGGTTGCTGCCACCCTGTTAAAGCAGCTAAAAGAGGCCCACGTTCAGTACCCTCTCCAGACATTTGCAATTGGTATGGAAGACAGTACTGATTTACTGGCTGCTAGGAAG GTGGCAAATCACATTGGGAGTGAACACCATGAAGTCCTCTTTAATTCTGAGGAAGGCATTCAGGTCTTGGATGAAGTCATATTTTCCTTGGAAACTTACGATATTACGACCGTTCGTGCTTCAGTAG gTATGTACTTAGTTTCCAAGTACATTCGGAAGAACACAGATAGCGTGGTGATCTTCTCCGGGGAAGGCTCAGATGAGCTGACGCAGGGTTACATATATTTCCACAAG GCTCCTTCTCCTGAAAAAGCCGAGGAGGAGAGTGAGAGGCTTCTGAAGGAACTCTACTTGTTCGATGTGCTCCGGGCAGACCGCACCACTGCTGCCCACGG ccTTGAATTGAGAGTCCCTTTCTTGGATCATCGATTTTCTTCCTATTACTTGTCTCTGCCACCAGATATGAGGATTCCTAAG AATGGGATAGAAAAACATCTCCTGAGAGAGACCTTTGAGGACTCCAATCTGATACCTAAAGACATTCTCTGGCGGCCAAAAGAAGCCTTCAGTGATGGAATAACCTCAGTTAAGAATTCCTGGTTTAGGATTTTACAGGACTATATTGAACATCAG GTTGATGATGCAATGATGGCAGCAGCAGCCCAAAAGTTTCCCTTCAACACTCCTAAAACCAAAGAAGGCTATTACTACCGTCAGATCTTTGAGCGCCACTACCCCGGCCGGGCCGACTGGCTGACCCATTACTGGATGCCAAGGTGGATCAACGCCACTGACCCTTCGGCCCGCACTCTGGCCCATTACAAGGCTGCTGCCAAAGCCTAG